From the genome of Blastocatellia bacterium, one region includes:
- a CDS encoding response regulator transcription factor, with protein sequence KPFSLRELEARIQALLRRVEGAAGSSVYDDGVLYVDHKNFLVKVAGEEVKLTRKEFALLSLLVQSRGRTLTRDYLLDRIWGLQYYGDSRTLDVHIRNLRRKLGRSDYIETVIGIGYRFRPPDSEPSTE encoded by the coding sequence CCAAACCCTTCAGCCTGCGCGAACTGGAAGCCCGCATTCAAGCGTTGCTGCGTCGGGTCGAAGGCGCTGCTGGCAGTTCGGTCTATGATGATGGCGTCCTCTATGTTGATCACAAGAATTTCCTGGTGAAGGTCGCCGGGGAAGAGGTCAAGCTCACCCGGAAGGAGTTCGCCCTTCTGTCGCTGCTCGTGCAGAGTCGGGGCCGCACGCTCACCCGGGATTACCTGCTGGATCGGATCTGGGGACTTCAATACTACGGCGACTCCCGCACGCTCGATGTGCACATTCGCAATCTTCGCCGCAAGCTCGGACGCAGCGACTACATCGAAACCGTTATCGGCATTGGCTATCGCTTCCGACCTCCGGACAGCGAGCCGTCCACTGAGTGA
- a CDS encoding arsenate reductase ArsC: protein MKRVLFICTGNSARSQMAEGWLEHLAGDRFLVSSAGTHPSRVHPMAIEVMREVGVDISHHRSKSVETFWGEPFDYVITVCDAAREACPVFPHAGVQLHWSFPDPATGEGTLDEQLARFRSVRDAIRRQIEEFLHSAGCR from the coding sequence ATGAAGCGCGTTCTGTTTATCTGCACCGGGAACTCGGCCCGCAGTCAGATGGCCGAAGGCTGGCTCGAACATCTGGCGGGAGATCGGTTCCTTGTCTCGAGCGCGGGAACACATCCCTCGCGCGTGCACCCGATGGCGATTGAGGTCATGCGAGAAGTCGGGGTGGATATTTCCCATCACCGCTCGAAATCGGTAGAGACGTTCTGGGGCGAGCCTTTTGACTATGTCATTACCGTGTGCGATGCTGCCCGCGAAGCCTGTCCGGTTTTCCCTCACGCGGGCGTGCAACTTCATTGGAGTTTCCCCGATCCCGCCACCGGCGAAGGAACCCTCGACGAGCAGCTCGCTCGATTTCGCTCCGTCCGCGATGCCATTCGCCGTCAAATCGAGGAGTTTCTGCACTCTGCCGGATGCCGGTGA